In Lysobacter luteus, a single window of DNA contains:
- a CDS encoding DUF4136 domain-containing protein: protein MTRRHFSRETPFRLLLAVLLTLLLAACATGPRVSTDADPTVDFSAYRTYAFYEPIAMEQSGYTSYLSDRIKQSVRREMDARGYRFDPADPDLRVNFQGYIREERDVYNVPRSDVQYFYSYRARSYFAVPVWYDETRVRQYTVGTLTVDLVDAERNHLVWTGDAIGRVTQRTAQERAASADQAVAAIFARYPFVAGSGAVLP, encoded by the coding sequence ATGACTCGTCGCCACTTTTCCCGGGAAACCCCGTTCCGGCTGCTGCTGGCCGTCCTGCTCACGTTGCTGCTGGCCGCCTGTGCCACCGGGCCGCGCGTCAGTACCGACGCCGACCCGACCGTGGACTTCTCCGCCTATCGCACGTACGCATTCTACGAGCCGATCGCGATGGAGCAGTCGGGCTACACCAGTTATCTCTCCGACCGCATCAAGCAGTCTGTCCGCCGCGAGATGGACGCACGCGGCTACCGCTTCGATCCGGCCGACCCCGACCTGCGGGTCAACTTCCAGGGCTATATCCGGGAAGAGCGCGACGTTTACAACGTGCCACGCAGCGACGTGCAGTACTTTTACAGCTATCGCGCCCGCAGCTATTTCGCCGTGCCCGTCTGGTATGACGAAACGCGCGTGCGCCAGTACACCGTCGGCACGCTCACGGTCGACCTGGTCGACGCCGAGCGCAACCACCTGGTCTGGACCGGCGACGCGATCGGCCGGGTGACCCAGCGCACCGCCCAGGAACGTGCCGCGTCGGCGGATCAGGCGGTCGCCGCGATCTTTGCCCGGTATCCGTTCGTGGCCGGTTCGGGCGCGGTGCTGCCGTAA